One window of the Hemiscyllium ocellatum isolate sHemOce1 chromosome 11, sHemOce1.pat.X.cur, whole genome shotgun sequence genome contains the following:
- the tmem185 gene encoding transmembrane protein 185-like — protein MNLRGLFQDFNPSKFLIYACLLLFSVLLSLRLDGIIQWSYWAVFTPVWLWKLMVIIGASVGTGVWARNPQYRAEGETCVEFKAMLIAVGIHLLLLMFEVLVCDRIERGTHFWLLVFMPLFFVSPVSVAACVWGFRHDRSLELEILCSVNILQFIFIALRLDDIIKWPWLVVCVPLWILMSFLCLVVLYYIVWSVLFLRSMDVIAEQRRTHVTMAISWMTIVVPLLTFEILLVHKLDGHNNFSYIPIFIPLWLSLITLMATTFGQKGGNHWWFGIRKDFCQFLLEIFPFLREYGNISYELHHDDSEDSEEIPVPEPAKIAPMFHKKTGVVITQSPGKYFVPPQKLNIDMPD, from the exons ATGAATCTCCGCGGGCTCTTCCAGGACTTCAATCCCAG CAAGTTCCTGATCTATGCCTGCCTGCTActgttctctgttttgctttCTCTGCGCCTGGATGGGATTATCCAGTGGAGTTATTGGGCTGTCTTTACACCTGTCTGGCTATGGaaactcatggtcatcattggagcTTCAGTGGGAACAGGAGTGTGGGCACGGAATCCGCAGTACAG GGCTGAAGGGGAAACCTGTGTGGAATTTAAAGCAATGCTGATAGCTGTGGGAATCCACCTTTTGTTGTTGATGTTTGAAGTTCTGGTGTGTGACCGGATTGAACGAGGCACTCATTTCTGGCTCCTTGTCTTCATGCCTCTGTTCTTTGTATCTCCGGTGTCAGTAGCTGCTTGTGTATGGGGATTTCGACATGATCGGTCTTTGGAG TTAGAAATCCTGTGCTCTGTGAACATTCTTCAGTTCATATTCATTGCTCTAAGACTGGATGACATCATCAAGTGGCCTTGGCTG GTGGTCTGTGTTCCTTTGTGGATCCTGATGTCATTTCTCTGCCTTGTTGTGCTCTACTACATTGTGTGGTCGGTACTTTTCTTGCGGTCTATGGATGTGATAGCTGAACAAAGACGGACCCATGTTACAATGGCTATCAGTTGGATGAccattgttgttccacttttGACCTTTGAG ATTCTTTTGGTTCACAAACTGGATGGCCACAATAATTTTTCTTATATACCAATTTTCATccctctctggctctctctgatAACGTTAATGGCAACCACATTTGGACAGAAAGGAGGTAATCACT GGTGGTTTGGAATCCGCAAAGACTTCTGCCAGTTCCTCCTGGAGATCTTTCCTTTCTTGAGGGAATATGGAAACATTTCATATGAACTTCATCATGATGATAGCGAGGACTCTGAGGAAATACCTGTACCAGAGCCTGCCAAAATAGCCCCAATGTTCCATAAAAAGACTGGAGTTGTGATCACCCAGAGCCCTGGGAAGTACTTTGTTCCTCCTCAAAAACTCAACATCGACATGCCTGATTAA